From one Gemmobacter sp. genomic stretch:
- a CDS encoding DUF2147 domain-containing protein, which produces MKTFAMATALALLAVPALAADPVEGMWQTQPDDGAYAHVQLAPCGPAICGTIKRTFNSSGEYKSPNLGKQLVMGMVPQGGGKYEGKVWRPSNDKVYMGKIELGSDSLRLAGCVAGGLICSKQTWQRVK; this is translated from the coding sequence ATGAAGACGTTCGCAATGGCCACCGCGCTGGCGCTGCTGGCGGTGCCCGCGCTGGCCGCCGATCCGGTGGAAGGCATGTGGCAGACCCAGCCCGACGATGGCGCCTATGCCCATGTGCAGCTGGCGCCCTGCGGCCCGGCGATCTGCGGCACGATCAAGCGCACCTTCAACAGCAGCGGCGAATACAAGTCGCCGAACCTGGGCAAGCAGCTGGTGATGGGCATGGTCCCGCAAGGCGGCGGAAAATACGAAGGCAAGGTCTGGCGCCCGTCGAACGACAAGGTCTACATGGGCAAGATCGAACTGGGCAGCGACAGCCTGCGGCTGGCCGGCTGCGTGGCCGGCGGGCTGATCTGTTCGAAACAGACCTGGCAGCGGGTGAAATAG
- the hisA gene encoding 1-(5-phosphoribosyl)-5-[(5-phosphoribosylamino)methylideneamino]imidazole-4-carboxamide isomerase, with protein MILYPAIDLKDGQCVRLLRGEMEAATVFGDDPAAQAAAFVAAGCQWLHLVDLNGAFAGRPVNAAAVEAILARVAVPCQMGGGIRDMATIAMWLDKGLARVILGTVAVENPDLVREAAREFPGKVAVGIDARKGFVATRGWAAETGVQATDLARSYEDAGVAAIIYTDIDRDGAMQGPNIEATAALARAVAIPVIASGGVSHMADLIALRDTGVIAGAISGRALYDGAIDLGDAIAALKA; from the coding sequence ATGATCCTTTATCCTGCCATCGACCTGAAAGACGGCCAGTGCGTGCGCCTGCTGCGCGGCGAGATGGAGGCGGCGACGGTGTTCGGCGACGATCCGGCAGCGCAAGCGGCGGCCTTTGTCGCGGCCGGCTGCCAGTGGCTGCATCTGGTGGACCTGAATGGCGCCTTTGCCGGCCGCCCGGTGAACGCGGCGGCGGTCGAGGCCATTCTGGCCCGCGTGGCCGTGCCCTGCCAGATGGGCGGCGGCATCCGCGACATGGCCACCATCGCGATGTGGCTGGACAAGGGGTTGGCGCGGGTGATCCTGGGCACGGTGGCGGTGGAAAACCCCGATCTGGTGCGCGAGGCGGCGCGCGAGTTCCCCGGCAAGGTCGCCGTCGGGATCGACGCCCGCAAGGGCTTTGTCGCCACCCGCGGCTGGGCCGCGGAAACCGGCGTGCAGGCCACCGACCTCGCGCGCAGCTATGAAGATGCCGGGGTGGCCGCCATCATCTATACCGACATCGACCGCGACGGCGCCATGCAGGGCCCGAACATCGAGGCGACGGCGGCGCTGGCCCGCGCCGTGGCGATCCCGGTCATCGCCTCGGGCGGGGTCAGCCACATGGCCGACCTGATCGCGCTGCGCGATACCGGGGTGATCGCGGGCGCGATCTCGGGCCGGGCGCTCTATGACGGGGCGATCGACCTGGGCGATGCGATCGCGGCACTGAAGGCGTAG
- a CDS encoding TetR/AcrR family transcriptional regulator — MAKQGYHHGNLRQALVDASLKLIEEKGPTGFTLSEAAKEAGVTPAAVYRHFQGREDLIAEAARQGFEIFGDLMDHAFNGGQPSALQAFEATGRAYLAFARRFPGHYVAMFESGVNIAGHPDLARAATRARATQEAAAAKLSEHLPANRRPPAAMFAAHVQAMSHGIVELYARARPGTRAPFAPEDLLETGIGIYLRGLGLLPPDR, encoded by the coding sequence ATGGCTAAACAGGGCTACCACCATGGCAACCTGCGCCAGGCGCTGGTCGATGCCAGCCTGAAGCTGATCGAGGAAAAGGGGCCGACCGGCTTTACCCTGTCCGAAGCCGCGAAAGAGGCAGGCGTCACCCCGGCGGCGGTCTATCGCCATTTCCAGGGCCGCGAGGATCTGATCGCCGAAGCCGCGCGTCAGGGGTTCGAGATTTTCGGCGACCTGATGGATCATGCCTTCAACGGCGGCCAGCCCTCGGCCCTGCAAGCGTTCGAGGCGACGGGGCGGGCCTATCTGGCCTTTGCGCGCCGCTTTCCGGGGCATTACGTGGCGATGTTCGAAAGCGGCGTGAACATTGCCGGCCACCCCGACCTGGCCCGCGCCGCCACCCGCGCCCGCGCGACGCAAGAGGCGGCGGCGGCGAAACTGTCGGAACACCTGCCCGCCAACCGCCGCCCCCCGGCCGCGATGTTCGCCGCCCATGTCCAGGCCATGAGCCACGGCATCGTCGAACTTTACGCCCGCGCCCGCCCCGGCACCCGCGCCCCCTTTGCGCCCGAGGATCTGCTGGAAACCGGCATCGGGATCTATCTGCGCGGTCTGGGCCTGCTGCCGCCGGACCGCTGA
- the ppk2 gene encoding polyphosphate kinase 2 — MDLPFDGAISRYAEQTAPPDIRKALEGAKKRDMLDPGFPYRREMDDADYDPAMKALQIELAKLQSDLRTTGRRMVVVFEGRDAAGKGGSIRRLTDNLNPRHAYVVALPKPTEREATQWYFQRYIDWLPAAGEIAIFDRSWYNRAVVEHVFGFCTPGQREHFFRQLPGFEDTLVDEGIRLVKIWLNVGRAEQLRRMLDRESDPLKQWKLSQIDVDGLDRWDAYSAAIGETLARSHTPQAPWTVIRSDDKNRARLAVMQTVLGVMDYARKDQAAIGTPDPAICGGPGLWHG; from the coding sequence ATGGACCTGCCCTTCGACGGCGCCATCAGCCGCTATGCCGAACAGACCGCCCCGCCGGACATCCGCAAGGCGCTGGAAGGCGCGAAAAAGCGCGACATGCTCGACCCCGGCTTCCCCTACCGGCGCGAGATGGACGACGCCGATTACGACCCGGCAATGAAGGCACTACAGATCGAGCTGGCCAAGCTGCAATCCGACCTGCGCACGACCGGCCGGCGCATGGTGGTGGTGTTCGAGGGGCGGGATGCCGCCGGCAAGGGCGGGTCGATCCGCCGCCTGACCGACAATCTGAACCCCCGCCACGCCTATGTCGTCGCGCTGCCCAAACCGACCGAGCGCGAGGCGACGCAGTGGTATTTCCAGCGCTACATCGACTGGCTGCCCGCCGCCGGCGAAATCGCGATCTTCGACCGCAGCTGGTACAACCGCGCCGTGGTGGAACATGTGTTCGGCTTCTGCACCCCCGGCCAGCGCGAGCATTTCTTTCGCCAGCTGCCCGGGTTCGAAGACACGCTGGTCGACGAAGGCATCCGGCTGGTCAAGATCTGGCTCAATGTCGGGCGCGCCGAACAGCTGCGCCGGATGCTGGACCGCGAATCCGATCCGCTGAAGCAATGGAAGCTCAGCCAGATCGACGTGGACGGGCTGGACAGATGGGATGCCTATTCGGCGGCCATCGGCGAAACGCTGGCCCGCAGCCATACGCCGCAGGCACCCTGGACCGTGATCCGGTCGGATGACAAGAACCGCGCCCGGCTGGCGGTGATGCAGACGGTGCTGGGCGTCATGGACTATGCCCGCAAGGATCAGGCCGCCATCGGCACCCCGGATCCTGCCATCTGCGGTGGCCCCGGCCTCTGGCATGGCTAA
- a CDS encoding HD domain-containing protein has product MSDHIAAQLAFLTEADRLKSVLRASTLADGSRRENSGEHSWHIALYAMVLADQAGPGVDIARVIRMLLIHDLVEIDTGDTPIHAHDGQAHGSADVLALEQAAADRIFGLLPPVQAAEFRALWEEFEAAATPDAIFAKSLDRVQPVMQNLATDGGTWVDYNVTRAQLETRVGQKIARGAPRIWAHLAPILDRWFAVR; this is encoded by the coding sequence ATGTCCGACCACATCGCCGCCCAGCTGGCCTTTCTGACCGAGGCCGACCGGCTGAAATCGGTGCTGCGCGCCAGCACGCTGGCCGACGGATCGCGGCGGGAAAATTCCGGCGAACACAGCTGGCACATCGCGCTTTATGCCATGGTGCTGGCCGATCAGGCGGGGCCGGGGGTGGACATCGCCCGCGTCATCCGCATGCTGCTGATCCATGATCTGGTGGAAATCGACACCGGCGATACCCCGATCCATGCCCATGACGGGCAGGCCCATGGCTCGGCCGATGTGCTGGCGCTGGAACAGGCGGCGGCAGACCGGATCTTTGGCCTGCTGCCGCCGGTTCAGGCCGCCGAATTCCGCGCCTTGTGGGAGGAATTCGAGGCGGCGGCGACCCCGGACGCGATCTTTGCCAAATCGCTGGACCGGGTGCAGCCGGTGATGCAGAACCTGGCGACCGATGGCGGCACCTGGGTGGATTACAATGTCACCCGTGCCCAGCTGGAAACCCGCGTCGGGCAAAAGATCGCCCGCGGCGCCCCGCGGATCTGGGCCCATCTGGCGCCGATCCTCGACCGCTGGTTCGCCGTCCGCTAA
- a CDS encoding alpha/beta hydrolase gives MPEVIFPGPEGRLEGRYHPQKDRDAPIAIVLHPHPQFGGTMNNRVVYNLHYAFYNLGFTVLRFNFRGVGRSQGEYDQGIGELADAASALDYLQSMNQNAKHCWVAGFSFGAWIGMQLLMRRPEVTGFISVAPPANMYDFSFLAPCPASGLIINGAADRVAPPKDTTSLVNKLHEQKGITITHTQIEGAGHFFEDDEAHMKPMIGEVSDYVKRRLTETTR, from the coding sequence ATGCCCGAAGTGATTTTCCCCGGCCCCGAAGGCCGCCTCGAAGGCCGCTACCACCCGCAGAAGGACCGCGACGCGCCGATTGCCATCGTGCTGCATCCGCATCCGCAGTTCGGCGGCACGATGAACAACCGCGTGGTCTACAACCTGCACTATGCCTTCTACAACCTGGGCTTCACCGTGCTGCGGTTCAACTTCCGCGGTGTGGGGCGCAGCCAGGGCGAATACGATCAGGGCATCGGCGAACTGGCCGATGCGGCCTCGGCGCTGGATTACCTGCAATCCATGAACCAGAACGCCAAGCACTGCTGGGTCGCCGGCTTCAGCTTTGGCGCCTGGATCGGCATGCAGCTGCTGATGCGCCGGCCAGAGGTGACGGGCTTCATCTCGGTCGCGCCGCCGGCGAACATGTATGACTTCAGCTTCCTCGCGCCCTGCCCCGCCTCGGGCCTGATCATCAACGGCGCGGCGGATCGCGTGGCCCCGCCCAAGGATACCACCAGCCTGGTGAACAAGCTGCACGAGCAGAAGGGCATCACCATCACCCATACCCAGATCGAGGGCGCGGGGCATTTCTTCGAGGATGACGAGGCGCATATGAAACCGATGATCGGCGAGGTCTCGGATTACGTGAAGCGCCGCCTGACCGAGACCACCCGCTGA
- a CDS encoding Rrf2 family transcriptional regulator — MKLSTKGRYAMVALADLALHPGEGRVSLAEISKRQDISLPYLEQLFVKLRRAGLVESVRGPGGGYRLARTPDSIRVSEVLEAVEETVDATHTGAGASGGQSGSRAQSMCNRLWQGLSANVYVYLHQVRLSDVVQNALTPCPAVPALFRVVDED; from the coding sequence ATGAAGCTGTCGACCAAGGGGCGCTATGCCATGGTGGCTCTGGCCGATCTGGCGCTGCATCCGGGCGAGGGGCGGGTGTCGCTGGCCGAGATTTCCAAGCGGCAGGACATTTCGCTGCCCTATCTGGAACAGCTGTTCGTCAAGCTGCGCCGGGCGGGGCTGGTGGAATCGGTGCGCGGGCCGGGGGGCGGCTATCGCCTGGCGCGGACGCCGGATTCGATCCGGGTGTCCGAGGTGCTGGAAGCGGTGGAGGAAACGGTGGACGCCACCCATACCGGCGCCGGCGCCTCGGGCGGGCAGTCCGGGAGCCGGGCGCAAAGCATGTGCAACCGGCTGTGGCAGGGGCTGAGCGCCAATGTCTATGTCTATCTGCATCAGGTGCGGCTGTCGGATGTGGTGCAGAATGCGCTGACGCCATGCCCGGCGGTGCCGGCGCTGTTCCGCGTGGTGGACGAGGATTAA
- a CDS encoding cysteine desulfurase family protein: MVKSGRVYLDWNATTPLRAEARAAMIAAMDVAGNPSSVHAEGRAAKALVERARAQVAAALGAEAADIVFVSGATEAAALACAGRGLVCAGVEHEAVSAWCDEGLVPDADGRVAVAEPARSTLQLANSETGVVQDLPEGLAVSDLTQGFGKIPFAFDWSGVAMGFVSAHKLGGPKGVGALVLRRGLDLAAQLKGGGQEMGRRAGTENLIGIAGFGAAAEAAARDLADGVWEPVARLRNILDAALSGGQSGTISVGHAARRLPNTLCLVTPGWKGETQVMRMDLAGFAVSAGSACSSGKVRASRVLRAMGFDEVAAASALRISIGPETAETDVMRFAEAWAAARASALARMG; this comes from the coding sequence ATGGTGAAGTCGGGGCGCGTCTATCTGGACTGGAATGCGACGACGCCTTTGCGCGCCGAGGCGCGGGCGGCGATGATCGCGGCGATGGATGTGGCTGGCAATCCGTCGTCGGTGCATGCCGAGGGGCGGGCCGCCAAGGCGCTGGTCGAACGCGCGCGGGCGCAGGTGGCCGCCGCGCTGGGGGCCGAGGCGGCCGATATCGTGTTCGTCAGCGGCGCGACCGAGGCCGCCGCGCTGGCCTGTGCCGGCCGGGGGCTGGTCTGTGCCGGGGTCGAGCATGAGGCGGTTTCGGCCTGGTGCGACGAGGGGCTGGTGCCGGATGCCGATGGCCGGGTGGCGGTGGCGGAGCCTGCGCGCAGCACCTTGCAGCTGGCCAATTCCGAGACTGGCGTGGTGCAGGATTTGCCCGAGGGGCTGGCGGTTTCCGACCTGACGCAGGGCTTTGGCAAGATCCCCTTCGCCTTTGACTGGTCGGGGGTGGCGATGGGTTTTGTCTCGGCCCACAAGCTGGGCGGGCCCAAGGGTGTCGGCGCGCTGGTGCTGCGGCGGGGGCTGGATCTGGCGGCGCAGCTGAAAGGCGGCGGGCAGGAGATGGGGCGCCGCGCCGGGACCGAGAACCTGATCGGCATTGCCGGGTTCGGTGCCGCGGCCGAGGCGGCCGCGCGGGATCTGGCCGACGGGGTCTGGGAACCTGTCGCGCGACTTAGAAATATTCTAGATGCAGCATTGTCAGGCGGGCAAAGCGGGACTATTTCCGTCGGGCATGCTGCGCGCCGCCTGCCGAACACCCTGTGCCTGGTCACCCCGGGCTGGAAGGGCGAAACGCAGGTGATGCGGATGGATCTGGCCGGGTTCGCCGTTTCGGCGGGCTCTGCCTGTTCCAGCGGCAAGGTGCGTGCCAGCCGGGTGCTGCGCGCGATGGGATTTGACGAGGTGGCGGCCGCTTCGGCGCTGCGCATCTCGATCGGGCCGGAAACGGCCGAGACGGATGTGATGCGCTTTGCCGAAGCCTGGGCCGCCGCCCGCGCATCGGCGCTGGCGCGGATGGGATGA
- the sufB gene encoding Fe-S cluster assembly protein SufB, with translation MALADQVEDQIEVRDGVDRETIETVQAMAGKYKYGWETEIEMEFAPKGLNEDIVRLISEKNGEPEWMLDWRLAAYRRWVQMEEPRWAMLNYPEIDYQDQYYYAKPKSMAVKPKSLDEVDPKLLATYAKLGIPLQEQMLLAGVEGAEEPRKVAVDAVFDSVSVGTTFKEELKKAGVIFCSISEAIREYPDLVKKYLGSVVPQSDNFFATLNSAVFSDGSFVYVPEGTRCPMELSTYFRINAENTGQFERTLIIADKGAYVSYLEGCTAPKRDTHQLHAAVVELVILDDAEVKYSTVQNWYPGDEDGKGGIFNFVTKRADCRGARAKVMWTQVETGSAITWKYPSCILRGDDSQGEFYSIAIANNAQQADTGTKMVHLGKRTKSRIVSKGISAGRAQNTYRGLVSMHPKAVESRNYTQCDSLLIGDKCGAHTVPYIEVKNNSSRVEHEATTSKVDDDQLFYCRSRGMDEEEAVALVVNGFCREVLQALPMEFAMEAQSLVAISLEGSVG, from the coding sequence ATGGCACTGGCCGATCAAGTCGAAGACCAGATCGAAGTCCGCGATGGCGTGGACCGCGAGACGATCGAAACCGTTCAGGCCATGGCCGGCAAATACAAATACGGCTGGGAAACCGAGATCGAGATGGAGTTCGCCCCCAAAGGGCTGAACGAGGATATCGTCCGGCTGATCAGCGAAAAGAACGGCGAACCCGAATGGATGCTGGACTGGCGTCTGGCCGCCTATCGCCGCTGGGTCCAGATGGAAGAGCCCCGCTGGGCCATGCTGAACTACCCGGAGATCGACTATCAGGACCAGTATTACTACGCCAAGCCGAAAAGCATGGCGGTGAAACCGAAGTCGCTGGACGAGGTGGATCCCAAGCTGCTGGCGACCTATGCCAAGCTGGGGATTCCGTTGCAGGAACAGATGCTTCTGGCCGGTGTCGAAGGCGCGGAAGAGCCGCGCAAGGTGGCCGTTGACGCGGTGTTCGACAGCGTGTCGGTGGGCACCACCTTCAAGGAGGAACTGAAGAAGGCCGGGGTCATCTTCTGTTCGATTTCCGAAGCGATCCGGGAATATCCCGATCTGGTCAAGAAATACCTCGGCTCGGTCGTGCCGCAGTCGGACAACTTCTTTGCCACGCTGAACAGCGCGGTGTTTTCGGACGGATCCTTTGTCTATGTCCCCGAAGGCACCCGCTGCCCGATGGAACTGTCGACCTATTTCCGCATCAATGCGGAAAACACCGGGCAGTTCGAACGCACGCTGATCATCGCCGACAAGGGCGCCTATGTGAGCTACCTTGAAGGCTGCACCGCGCCGAAACGCGATACCCACCAGCTGCACGCGGCCGTGGTGGAACTGGTGATCCTGGACGATGCCGAGGTGAAATATTCCACCGTCCAGAACTGGTATCCGGGCGACGAGGACGGCAAGGGCGGCATCTTCAACTTTGTCACCAAGCGGGCCGATTGCCGTGGCGCGCGGGCCAAGGTGATGTGGACGCAGGTGGAAACCGGGTCGGCGATCACCTGGAAATACCCGTCCTGCATTCTGCGCGGCGACGATTCGCAGGGCGAGTTCTATTCCATCGCCATCGCGAACAATGCCCAGCAGGCCGATACCGGGACCAAGATGGTCCACCTGGGCAAGCGCACCAAATCGCGCATCGTCTCCAAGGGGATTTCGGCGGGCCGCGCGCAGAACACCTATCGCGGGCTGGTGTCGATGCACCCCAAGGCGGTGGAAAGCCGCAACTACACCCAGTGCGACAGCCTTCTCATTGGCGACAAGTGCGGGGCGCATACCGTTCCTTACATCGAGGTGAAGAACAATTCCTCCCGCGTGGAGCATGAGGCGACCACCTCCAAGGTGGATGACGACCAGCTGTTCTACTGCCGCAGCCGCGGCATGGACGAGGAAGAGGCGGTGGCGCTGGTCGTCAACGGCTTCTGCCGCGAGGTGCTGCAAGCCCTGCCGATGGAATTCGCCATGGAGGCGCAAAGCCTGGTGGCGATCAGCCTGGAAGGCAGCGTGGGGTGA